One Bacillus sp. 1780r2a1 DNA segment encodes these proteins:
- a CDS encoding GyrI-like domain-containing protein, giving the protein MLANVVIDQRKVYIDELTVVGVPIRTTDRAEEKGTGTIPAHWDMFYKQQMANKIANKVNGKMFALYADYELLNPIEFTFALGYEVTPGGELREEMQEFTIPAGEYMVFTTAIGPAKQVVLDAWSYIWEWSNKNERAFVLDFELYDERCIDPDFSQVDIYVSIKS; this is encoded by the coding sequence ATGTTGGCGAATGTAGTGATAGACCAGCGGAAAGTTTATATTGATGAACTAACCGTAGTAGGGGTTCCTATTCGTACAACGGATCGGGCAGAAGAAAAAGGAACGGGAACAATTCCAGCCCATTGGGACATGTTTTACAAGCAACAAATGGCTAATAAAATTGCCAATAAAGTAAATGGAAAGATGTTTGCGTTATATGCAGATTATGAATTGTTGAATCCAATTGAATTTACGTTTGCACTTGGATATGAAGTTACACCAGGTGGAGAGCTAAGAGAAGAAATGCAAGAGTTTACCATTCCAGCGGGTGAGTATATGGTGTTTACTACAGCTATCGGTCCCGCTAAGCAAGTGGTTTTAGATGCTTGGTCATACATATGGGAGTGGTCCAATAAGAATGAGCGAGCGTTCGTTTTGGATTTCGAGCTCTATGATGAGCGCTGCATTGATCCAGATTTCAGTCAGGTTGATATTTATGTCTCGATAAAATCGTAG